The Paenibacillus sp. FSL H7-0357 nucleotide sequence TTTTTGCGTTTTTTAAAGATTGTAGGTCCAATTCCCGCTTAAACAGCGGAGAGGACGGAACGATTGTGGAAAAGCGGAAGCGGTCGCCTTTGTCCCCGGATTTTCACCGCTAAGGAGAACAAATAAAATCTGGGGACAACAGCGATTGGAACAACGGTCCGTTCGCGGAGCGTCCACCCAAAAAGCTTACGTATCTCCTACGTTAAAAAAGGGCTGACCCAAGCAGCCATTTCATGGCTTTTGGGTCAGCCCCTTCTATTTTTCGCTAAAATAGATGTATCATATCACTAGTAAATTCCTTATAATGGGTTATGAATGAACGATCATTCATTTCATGGAGGTGTCTATGAGCATTCAAAGCAAAATGCTGGAGCAGAGATTTATCGACGGCTTTGAGCAACTCGCTCCAGATCAGGCAACGCGCCAAATTATAACTCACGCGCTCGAGGTTTTTTCGAGGAAAGGATTTGCCGGGACCAAAATCAAGGATATTGCGGCCAGTGCTGGATTCAGCCAGGGGTATGTATATATGTATTTCAAATCGAAGGAGGAGATCTTCACCAAGATTGTCGAACTGGCGTCGGAAGGGGCAGGAAGATCCGTGCAATATGCAGCGGAGCTGGAAGGGACGGCTATGGAGAGAATCACTTGGCTGACCGAGGCGTTTCTGTCCCCGGGCAGTCTTGCGATGCAGCATTGGCAGCTGATTCTTTTGCAGACAGCAACCTCCGAAGCTATCCCGGAAGAAGCAAAGCGGATCTCGAAGGAGAAGATTAGAGAGCCTTTTGAGCAGCTGATTCCGCTTATTATGGAAGGCCAGCGGGCCTTGGAGATTGTGGAGGGCGATCCGCTGGAGCTGGCGATTGCTTATTTTTCATTCATCCAGGGGCTGGGAATCGCAAGAGCTCAGGCCACGGAGCAGAATTCTTTTCCTACTACAGAGCTGGTGCTGCGCTTTTTGAAGAGAAGCTAACAGAAGCGGACATTGAACCTAAGGGAGAGAACAGTCATGGTCAAGGTATTTAAACGTGAAGCAGGCAAGGAGAGGGTGCTGCGTTCCTATAATGAGCTGCTGGAACGCTGGGCGACGGAATTCCGCGAGCTGGATATTGAAACGGAATACGGATCAACACATTGTATAACGGCAGGAGATGAAGGCAATCCGCCCTTGCTGCTGCTTCACGGGGTGGGTGATAATTCTGCAGTGATGTGGATGCTCAATATGCAGGAATTATCCAGGCATTTCTATTGCATCGCGGTAGACACGATAGGCGGACCCGGCAAAAGTATTCCTAACGCCAATTTCAGCAAGCGGACGTTCTCACAGGTGGATTGGATTACTGCCGTAGCCGATGGGCTGGGGATCGGGAAATTCCATCTGGCGGGTGTATCGAATGGTGCCTAC carries:
- a CDS encoding TetR/AcrR family transcriptional regulator; translated protein: MSIQSKMLEQRFIDGFEQLAPDQATRQIITHALEVFSRKGFAGTKIKDIAASAGFSQGYVYMYFKSKEEIFTKIVELASEGAGRSVQYAAELEGTAMERITWLTEAFLSPGSLAMQHWQLILLQTATSEAIPEEAKRISKEKIREPFEQLIPLIMEGQRALEIVEGDPLELAIAYFSFIQGLGIARAQATEQNSFPTTELVLRFLKRS